In one Myripristis murdjan chromosome 5, fMyrMur1.1, whole genome shotgun sequence genomic region, the following are encoded:
- the errfi1a gene encoding ERBB receptor feedback inhibitor 1a: MRPECAWSMSTAGLTAQEICFPRESPFLRGSYCHGMARSKPSWTYRHELDNFYFSMDPTNMDHSSRAQQQVPPTPSLTYDRQKHSLSTQRLPPKKSRPTHLSLSCSAEPSTPSPADDDQVVPSFQKLSVYECSSPPQTPGRCSKPLPPLPTQIDISPEQAMDNEVEFFTSSDDSRCLVPDHCSKSSPFRYGVLSRRSFRDCGQINYAYFEGPTGHQSPQQPQPPEPPEQQLPEPPEPPVVVCPRPQDRAQRKLRRSHSGPAGSFNKPTSLRLTCHQRHAHGMDKPEVPPPVPPRPIKTVDYRRWSAEVSSGAYSDEDKPPKVPPREPLSRGSSRTPSPKSLPMYINGVMPPTQSFAPDPKYVSCRGLQRQNSEGSPCIIPVFEHGRKASTTHYYLLPQRPAFVDNPCVERLLQDVDSPSGRNAEASVV; encoded by the exons ATGCGACCCGAGTGTGCCTGGAGCATGTCCACAGCGGGCCTGACTGCCCAGGAGATCTGTTTTCCCAGAGAAAGCCCCTTCCTGCGGGGCAGCTATTGTCACGGCATGGCTAGATCCAAACCCTCATGGACCTATCGCCATGAGCTGGACAA ctTCTACTTCAGTATGGATCCTACAAACATGGATCACTCCTCCCGTGCCCAGCAACAGGTGCCACCTACACCATCTTTAACTTATGATA gaCAAAAACATAGCCTCAGCACACAGAGATTACCTCCCAAGAAATCCAGGCCCACCCATCTGTCCCTGTCCTGCAGCGCTGAACCGTCCACCCCAAGCCCTGCTGATGACGACCAGGTGGTCCCCTCATTCCAGAAGCTGTCTGTCTACGAGTGTAGCAGTCCACCGCAGACGCCAGGCAGATGTTCAAAGCCTCTGCCCCCACTTCCCACACAAATAGACATCTCCCCTGAGCAGGCAATGGACAACGAGGTAGAATTTTTCACGAGTTCAGACGACAGCCGCTGCTTGGTGCCTGATCATTGTTCCAAATCCTCTCCCTTTCGCTACGGAGTCCTGAGCCGACGGAGCTTCAGGGACTGTGGGCAGATCAATTATGCGTACTTTGAGGGTCCAACTGGGCATCAGAGCCCGCAGCAGCCGCagccacctgaaccacctgagcagcagctgccagAACCTCCTGAGCCTCCGGTGGTGGTTTGTCCGAGACCGCAGGACAGAGCTCAGAGGAAACTGCGACGTTCTCACTCTGGACCAGCTGGTTCCTTTAACAAGCCCACGTCACTGCGCCTCACATGCCACCAACGCCATGCCCACGGCATGGATAAACCAGAGGTGCCACCCCCTGTCCCTCCACGGCCCATCAAGACAGTAGACTACCGCCGCTGGTCAGCAGAAGTCTCGTCAGGGGCTTATAGCGATGAAGACAAACCCCCCAAGGTGCCCCCAAGGGAACCTTTGTCCAGAGGCAGCTCCCGTACCCCGAGTCCCAAGAGCCTCCCCATGTACATCAACGGGGTGATGCCTCCCACCCAAAGCTTTGCCCCGGATCCTAAGTATGTGAGCTGTCGGGGtttacagagacagaacagTGAGGGCTCACCCTGCATAATCCCCGTTTTTGAGCATGGCAGGAAGGCCAGCACCACGCACTACTATCTTCTGCCTCAGCGGCCTGCTTTTGTGGACAACCCTTGTGTAGAGAGGTTACTTCAGGATGTGGACAGCCCCTCAGGTCGTAATGCAGAGGCATCCGTAGTTTGA